One genomic region from Biomphalaria glabrata chromosome 7, xgBioGlab47.1, whole genome shotgun sequence encodes:
- the LOC129927279 gene encoding uncharacterized protein LOC129927279 yields MDAYLARFEVHAQATERPKTQWGSHLYTLSQGKALQACINFSKKDLEEYDKVKEVLMKRYNLTDDGYREKFHKAKPERNQPFHEFVEDIRRYLMRWVELSNTKKTFEGLIDLFIRDKILTFCNPQLVAFLHERKPKDVPTAVKLCQHYITAHPEKTICCKD; encoded by the coding sequence ATGGATGCATATTTGGCAAGATTTGAAGTACATGCTCAAGCTACAGAAAGACCTAAAACTCAGTGGGGAAGTCATCTATACACATTGTCACAGGGAAAGGCACtgcaagcttgtatcaacttttCTAAGAAAGATTTAGAGGAATATGACAAGGTGAAAGAAGTATTAATGAAAAGATACAACTTGACAGATGATGGGTATAGAGAGAAGTTCCATAAAGCTAAACCAGAGAGAAACCAGCCATTTCATGAATTTGTTGAGGACATTAGAAGATACTTAATGCGTTGGGTAGAATTGTCTAATACTAAAAAGACATTCGAAGGTCTCATTGATCTTTTCATCAGAGACAAGATCCTCACATTTTGCAATCCTCAGTTAGTGGCTTTTCTACATGAAAGGAAACCGAAAGATGTGCCAACAGCAGTCAAGTTGTGTCAGCACTATATTACTGCACATCCAGAGAAGACAATTTGCTGCAAAGACTAA